The genomic DNA GATGGTTTAATTAGGAAAGCAGATACTTCTGCAATCCAAACGTATGCAAATAGAATATTAAAAAACACAGGTGTTCAATTTATTGTAGTTATGGACATGAATGGAATAAGAAAATCACATCCAAATCCTCAAAAAATAGGTTATCATTTTATTGGGGGAGATGAAGGACCTGTATTGAAAGGAAAGGAACATGTATCGCTGGCAGAAGGAACTTTAGGTATTTCAATGCGAGTGTTTGTACCTGTATTTTCTGAAACAGGTGAACAACTTGGAGCGGTGGCCGTTGGTATTTCAGCAGATAATGTAAAAGAGAGAGTTAAGGAAAGTAGACATATCATTTATATTGGTGTTGGAGTTGGGGTACTAGTCGGAATTATAGGAGCAATATTGCTAGCTAGACATATAAAGAAAAGTTTATTCGGTCTTGAACCCCACAGGATAGCGAAAATTCTTGAAGAAAGAAATACGATGCTACAATCTGTAAAGGAAGGTATTATTGCTGTAGATAAAGAGGCCAATGTAACTTTAATAAATAATGAGGCAAAGCGATTGTTTAAGAAAAGTGGACTTGAAGAAGATTTTATCGGTAAAGATGTTGAGTTGTATATGCCTAATTCGCGTATAAAAGAAGTATTACAAACGGGAGAGGTACAATTAAACGAAGAACAAAATATTTATGGAATTACGATTGTAACGAATCGTGTTCCTTTATATGTAAAAGGAGAAATAGTTGGCGTGATTGCAACATTTCGTGATAAAACAGAGATTAGAAAATTAGCAGAAGAATTAACTGGTATTAGACTATATGCGGAAGCGTTACGGGCACAATCTCATGAATTTATGAATAAAATGCATGTCGTATTAGGGCTTACACACATGAAGCAGTATGAAGAATTACAGAAGTATATAAGCGGTATGGTGTCAGAGCATCAATATGAAATTGGTGGAGTTATGAAAAGAATAAAAAGTCCAGTATTTGCTGGTTTTTTACTCGGGAAACTTAGCTATGCTAGAGAGAAAAATATAAAATTAATTATAAGTGAAGATTCTTATATGCCGGAAATAGATGATGAAAGTATTACTCATGAACTGATTACGATTGTCGGAAATTTAATTGATAATGCATTAGAGGCAGTGACGAATTGTGAAAAGAAGCAAGTTGAACTTGAGATACAATATGGGGATACATTAACTATTACAGTACAAGATACGGGAAAAGGTATACAAGAAGAAATAGGGGTGTTATTTACGAAAGGTTATTCCACAAAGGGAGATAACCGCGGTTATGGTTTGTATCTTGTAAAAGAAAGTATACAGCGAATAAATGGGGAAATTCATATGCATTCATTAGTAGGAAAGGGAACAAAGATAACAATTGAAATACCTAAAGGTAGGGATGAGAGGCAAATATGATTAAAGTTTTAATTGTAGAAGACGACCCGATGGTAGCAATGTTAAATACGCATTATTTAGAGCAAGTAGGAGAGTTTGAACTTGTTCAAGCAGTTAACTCCGTAAAATCGGCGATAGAAGTATTAGAGGGATCACGAGTAGATTTAGTATTACTTGATATTTTTATGCCTGAAGAGACTGGATTTGAGCTTTTAATGTATATTCGGAACCAAGAAAAAGAAATCGATATTATGATGATTTCAGCTGTACATGATATGGGGAGTATTAAAAAAGCATTACAATATGGCGTAGTAGATTATTTAATTAAGCCATTTACATTTGAACGATTTAAAGAGGCATTAACTATATATCGAGAAAAACTTACTTTCATGAAAGAACAACAAAAAATTAGTCAATCGGAATTAGATTCGTTAATTTTGCAAAAAGAAAAAAGAGAGCCTATTGTCACTAAAGAGCTTCCGAAAGGATTAACGAAGCAAACGTTGCAATTAATTTGGCAGAAAATCGAGTCGCTGAATGGACGAGCGTTTACAACAGATGAAATGGCAAAATTAGTTGGGATTTCAAGAGTTTCTATTCGAAAATATGTAATGTTTTTGACTGACATTGGAGTGTTAGAAAACGAAATGATGTACCAACATGTGGGAAGACCTGTAAGTAAACTAAGATGTGTTGATCAAAAGAAAATAGAGTTTTACGTATAAGCGACTTATTATAAGTCGCTTATACTTTTTTTAATTACAAAATCACTTACAAAACTTACAAAAACTATTTTTACTATTGAAAGCGTTTTAATATTGTTATTAAGAAAACAAGGGGGTGCCATATGGGAATTCAAAAGAATATGGAAGCGGTATCATTTCCTGAAGGAAATGAAGTACAAAGAGAATCTTTCGCTTCTAAAATTATGAATGTAAAAATCGGTGTTATACCTTTACCGTTATATGTAGTATTGGCTGCTATTATTTATGGGGCATCTGTATATAATAAATTGCCAGCAGATATGATTGGTGGATTTGCAGTTATTATGATCATGGGTATTTTCTTAGGAGACATTGGGATGAGAATTCCAATTTTAAAAAATATCGGCGGTCCGGCAATACTTTCGTTATTTATTCCATCATTACTTGTATTTTTTAACTGGATGAATCCAGCTTCAATGGAAGCTGCGACTATGTTAATGAAAAAATCGAACTTTTTATATTTATATATTTCTTGTTTAGTAGTCGGAAGTATTTTAGGAATGAACCGTAAAGTGTTAGTACAAGGTTTCGTTCGTATGTTTATTCCTTTAGTAGTAGGGACCTTAGCTTCTGTAGCAGTAGGATTATTGGTCGGTTCACTATTTGGATTTGAAATGAAGCAAACATTCTTCTTCATCATCGTACCAATTGTGAGTGGTGGTATTGGGGAAGGGATTTTACCATTATCGCTAGCTTATAGTGATATTTTAAACGAATCATCAGCAACGTTTGTATCACAGCTTATTCCAGCAGCTATTATTGGGAATATGTTTGCAATTGTGAGTGCAGGGTATATGAAGCGTTTAGGTGAGAAGAAACCGGAGCTTAGTGGTAACGGTGTATTAGTAAAAACAGACAATCAAGCAGAGTTATTAAAAGAACAAAATACAGAGAAGCCAATTGACTTCTCATTAATGGGAGCGGGTTTATTAATCGCGTGTACGTTCTTCATCTTCGGAGGATTTGCTTCTAAGTTCATCGGTATCCCTGGGGCAATCATTATGATTTTCTCAGCAGCACTTGTGAAATACTTTAAATTAATGCCGGCAAAAATGGAGCAAGGAGCATTCCATCTATATAAATTTATTTCGAAGAATTTAACTTGGCCGTTAATGGTTGGACTAGGATTGCTATATATTCCGTTAAAAGACGTAGCGGCAGTTCTTTCAGTAGGATATGTTGTTGTGTGTGCATCGGTTGTTCTTACAATGGTAGCGTCAGGTTTTCTTGTAGGAAAAGTGATGAAAATGTATCCAGTTGAATCAGCGATTGTAACTGGATGTCATAGCGGTTTAGGCGGAACTGGAGATGTTGCTATTTTATCAGCTTCAAATCGAATGGAATTAATGCCATTCGCGCAAATTTCAACTCGTTTAGGCGGGGCAGCAATGGTTGTAACAGCGACAATCTTATTAAAAATGTTTTCATGATCAAACAAGCTAGCTATATTCATATAGCTAGCTTGTCAAATTAAGGGGAGATTATAAGTATGTTAGAAAATCAAATTAATGAAAGATCATTGTTATTGCATAAAGAATTAGTAGGAAAAATTGAGATTACAAGTAAAGTAGAAGTAAATTCAGCGGATGATTTAAGCCTGACATATACACCAGGTGTAGCGGAGTCTTGCAAAGCAATTGCAGCAGATGAAGAAACGGTGTATGACTATACAGCACGTGGGAATATGGTGGCAGTTGTCTCAGATGGAACAGCGGTACTTGGTTTAGGAAACATTGGACCGAAAGCGGCTATGCCTGTTATGGAAGGAAAAAGTATATTATTTAAGAAATTTGCGAATGTAGATGCTTTCCCATTATGTTTAGGGACGACGGATGTGGATGAAATCGTTACCCTTGTGAAAAATTTAGAGCCTACATTTGCAGGGATCAATTTAGAAGATATTGCAGCACCGCGTTGTTTTGAAATTGAAAAACGATTAAAAGAAGAAACGAATATTCCTGTATTCCATGATGATCAACATGGAACAGCTATTGTCGTCTTAGCGGCTGTTATTAATGCATTAAAAGTTGTTAGCAAACAAATGGATAATGTGAAAATTGTTATTAACGGTGCGGGTTCGGCAGGAATTGCGATTGGAAAATTATTATTAAAGGCTGGTGCAAAGCACATTACGTTAGTTAGCTTAGAAGGTATTGTTTGTGAAGGTGAAGCATGGATGAACGAAGCGCAAATTGAAGTTTCAAAAAAGACAAATCGAGAACATGTGCGTGGAACGTTAAAAGAAGCGATTCATCAGGCTGATATCTTTATCGGTGTTTCGGCCCCTAACGTATTAACGAAAGAACTTGTACAGACGATGAATGAGAAAGCAATTGTGTTTGCAATGGCGAATCCAATTCCAGAAATCTTCCCTGAGGATGCATTAGAGGCTGGAGCAGCTGTAGTAGGAACCGGGCGCTCGGATTATGCGAATCAAGTAAATAATGTATTGGCGTTCCCTGGAATATTCCGCGGTGCGTTAGATGTGCGCGCGACTGATATTACAGAAGAGATGAAGTTAGCGGCAGCATATGGGATCGCTAACATAATTACGGACGAAGAACGTAATGCGAATTATGTAATCCCAAATCCATTAGATAAAAGAGTTGTTCCAAGTGTTGCGGAAGCAGTAGCGAAAGCAGCCATTGATTCAGGTGTGGCGCAAATTAAGAAAATACCAATTTATTAATAGCTAAAAGCAGTGCCTAAAAAGGCACTGCTTTTTTGAGATAAGAAATCAAAATAATGAAGAAATGTAGAATTATTTATGTTTCTTCATTATTCATTTAATTCCATTGCAACTTGTTTACCATTTACTAAAACCTCAGTTATTGCTACGATTATTTCTATCATTTTTTTCATCTCTCATCTCTCCTCGTGTCATTTCTTACTTTAAGTATAAGAGAAGAGAGCTACTTCAACTATCGAAGTACATGACGTAGAAATTACATTGTTGTAAGAAAGTGTTTTAGTTTTGTCACTTTACTCAGCAGTAATTACAAACTGATCATAATATTTTTCATTTATATATATGTTTAATATCCATAATCCAGATGAAGGTAATGACATTACGAGAGGGAGTTCTGTTATTGTAGTATCGACTATATTTGAAGTAGTCCAAGTTTGTTTAGAAGTGTCTTTTTGAAAGAGTACTGGCGCCGGAGTGACAGATCCTTGTTTTAGCGCAATGATAGACAATTTTCCAGTTGGTATTTCAGGATCTAGAAAGTACCACATTATTTCATTTTGTTCATTTGAGATAATAGAGGTATCAGCCATTGCGATTTTTCCTTCAATGCCTTTTAACGGTATTTTTCCATCTACGAAGGATGGAGCTTCTTCCCAATTCACATCTTTTAAAACGCTAAGATGAAAAAAGGAAGGTGCGTTAACTTGAGTGGATGATGTTGTGATGGCTTCTTTTTTAGGTACTTCTGAATCAGGCTGTGCTTGTGCGCATCCAGTGATGAGAAAGGAGAAAAGTAGCATAGTTCCGATTTTTTTCATGGTGCCACACTCCTAATTTTTATTGTTAGTGTAATTGTATTTGCTAGAAAGCAGGACAATTCCTTTAAAACGTTAAAAGAGGTCGTAAGTTTTGTACGACCTCTTTTGACATTTTTTATATTTGCTCAGTTGAAAAGATTGGTTCTCTCTCTTTTTGAGGCACTGTTAAGAAAATAACTGAAAGAACGATACATACGCCACCTAATAATTGATAGGCTCCAAAGGATTCATTCAGCCAAACGATTGAAACGATGGCAGCTACAAGTGGTTCAATGCTAGATAGAATGCTTGTTTCTGTTGCGGCTAAATATTTCAGACTACCGATATAAAGAAGGAAAGAAAGAGTGCCGCTTATAATGATAAGGATAAGCATAGAAAAAGTTTTTGGTGTAAAGGTTTGTGAAAGCTGACTCCATCCAAACGAACGATTGCAAATAAGCAGGGCGATGCCGCCGATTAACATCCCCCAGCCAATTACTATAGTTGTTCCACATTCTTTAATAAGAGAAGCTGGATGAAGGGTATAAAATGCAAATCCAATTGCCGTTAATAGACCAAAAATAATCGCTTCTTTTGATAAAACAATATTTTCAATCGAACCGTTTGTAATAATAAAGTATGTCCCTGTTAGCGCGGCTATAATTGCGAATAGTTGCATAGAAACAGGGAATTTTCTTTGCTCAAATGCAACATAAATAGTAATAAGAACAGGACCAAGAAATTGAAATAATGTTGCTGTGACCGCATTACTAATATGAACCGTTTCGATAAAGGCGTATTGCGCACCGAGCATCCCGAGAATAGAGAAAATAATAAGTTGTATAGAATATCTAGGATGTTTCCAAATTTGAAATATGTTTTGTTTCTTTATAAGTAAAAAAGATAAAATAAATACTCCCGCAAGCAACAAGCGAATTGTTAAAAAATCAATTGATGATACGTTAGTATGTTGAAATAGCCACTGAATCATTGGGCCAGATAATCCCCATAAGGTAGCTCCTGTAATAATCATAATGAGTCCAATACGTCTACTATTGTTCATAATCATGCATCTCCTCTCGAGTATTTGATTTTTTATGTGTGACATGATAAAAGGAATTATATATAACTTCTGGTACTGTAAAAAGTATCAGATTTTAGTTTTGTTAAGGGGTCAGATATTATGTTAGAATTAACGCCTAATTTAAATATGAATAGTAAAAAGGCATTGTACGTGCAATTGTATGAGTATATAAAAAAAGAGATTAAAGATGGAACGATTCCAGCTTTTACAAAATTACCTGCAAAGAGAAAGCTGGCGGGCTATTTACAAGTGAGTAAGAATACAGTAGAAGCGGCTTACGAGCAATTACTTGCAGAAGGTTATATTGAGTCGGCATCGAGAAAAGGTTACTTTGTATGTGAAATTGAACAAATGATTGATGTAGAAGGAAGCGAAGCGGAAGTAGAAGAAATACCGTTTCAGGAGGAGAACTATACATTTGATTTCACTCAAACAGGGGTGGATACGAATACTTTTCCTTTCACTATGTACCGCAAGCTTATAAATGATGTATGGCAGCCACATAATAATGAGTTGCTTTTTCTTGGACACCCTCAAGGGGAATTGAGCTTAAGAGAGGAAATTGCGAACTATTTGTATGAATCTAGAGGTGTGCGTTGTTCTGCTAGTCAAATTGTATTAGGAGCGGGAACACAAATATTAGTAAAGTTACTTTTTCAATTGTTGAAGGGAAGTAATTATGCTGTTGAAAACCCAGGTTATCATAGGAAAATGGTCGTTTTTGAACAGAGAGAACAAAAGGTTCAAATGTTGTCTTTAGATAAGGATGGCATTTGTATGGCAGATTTAGAAAATAGCGATGCAAATGTTGTATTTGTAACTCCCTCTCATCAATTCCCATATGGAATGATTATGCCTATTACGAGAAGGACGCAACTTTTACAATGGGCGAAGAAAGAAGGAGGCAGGTATATTATTGAAGATGATTACGATAGTGAATTTCGCTATTCAGGAAAGCCAATTCCAGCGCTACAAGGGTTAGATACAGAGGGGAAAGTTATTTATATGGGGACGCTATC from Bacillus basilensis includes the following:
- a CDS encoding sensor histidine kinase, yielding MKKRKRLWNLWKTITLLVCTVVIFSLLVTDILISHNVERATEDSQAEKAKTIAHIVANESIVIDGLIRKADTSAIQTYANRILKNTGVQFIVVMDMNGIRKSHPNPQKIGYHFIGGDEGPVLKGKEHVSLAEGTLGISMRVFVPVFSETGEQLGAVAVGISADNVKERVKESRHIIYIGVGVGVLVGIIGAILLARHIKKSLFGLEPHRIAKILEERNTMLQSVKEGIIAVDKEANVTLINNEAKRLFKKSGLEEDFIGKDVELYMPNSRIKEVLQTGEVQLNEEQNIYGITIVTNRVPLYVKGEIVGVIATFRDKTEIRKLAEELTGIRLYAEALRAQSHEFMNKMHVVLGLTHMKQYEELQKYISGMVSEHQYEIGGVMKRIKSPVFAGFLLGKLSYAREKNIKLIISEDSYMPEIDDESITHELITIVGNLIDNALEAVTNCEKKQVELEIQYGDTLTITVQDTGKGIQEEIGVLFTKGYSTKGDNRGYGLYLVKESIQRINGEIHMHSLVGKGTKITIEIPKGRDERQI
- a CDS encoding NADP-dependent malic enzyme, which encodes MLENQINERSLLLHKELVGKIEITSKVEVNSADDLSLTYTPGVAESCKAIAADEETVYDYTARGNMVAVVSDGTAVLGLGNIGPKAAMPVMEGKSILFKKFANVDAFPLCLGTTDVDEIVTLVKNLEPTFAGINLEDIAAPRCFEIEKRLKEETNIPVFHDDQHGTAIVVLAAVINALKVVSKQMDNVKIVINGAGSAGIAIGKLLLKAGAKHITLVSLEGIVCEGEAWMNEAQIEVSKKTNREHVRGTLKEAIHQADIFIGVSAPNVLTKELVQTMNEKAIVFAMANPIPEIFPEDALEAGAAVVGTGRSDYANQVNNVLAFPGIFRGALDVRATDITEEMKLAAAYGIANIITDEERNANYVIPNPLDKRVVPSVAEAVAKAAIDSGVAQIKKIPIY
- a CDS encoding response regulator codes for the protein MIKVLIVEDDPMVAMLNTHYLEQVGEFELVQAVNSVKSAIEVLEGSRVDLVLLDIFMPEETGFELLMYIRNQEKEIDIMMISAVHDMGSIKKALQYGVVDYLIKPFTFERFKEALTIYREKLTFMKEQQKISQSELDSLILQKEKREPIVTKELPKGLTKQTLQLIWQKIESLNGRAFTTDEMAKLVGISRVSIRKYVMFLTDIGVLENEMMYQHVGRPVSKLRCVDQKKIEFYV
- a CDS encoding 2-hydroxycarboxylate transporter family protein, which gives rise to MGIQKNMEAVSFPEGNEVQRESFASKIMNVKIGVIPLPLYVVLAAIIYGASVYNKLPADMIGGFAVIMIMGIFLGDIGMRIPILKNIGGPAILSLFIPSLLVFFNWMNPASMEAATMLMKKSNFLYLYISCLVVGSILGMNRKVLVQGFVRMFIPLVVGTLASVAVGLLVGSLFGFEMKQTFFFIIVPIVSGGIGEGILPLSLAYSDILNESSATFVSQLIPAAIIGNMFAIVSAGYMKRLGEKKPELSGNGVLVKTDNQAELLKEQNTEKPIDFSLMGAGLLIACTFFIFGGFASKFIGIPGAIIMIFSAALVKYFKLMPAKMEQGAFHLYKFISKNLTWPLMVGLGLLYIPLKDVAAVLSVGYVVVCASVVLTMVASGFLVGKVMKMYPVESAIVTGCHSGLGGTGDVAILSASNRMELMPFAQISTRLGGAAMVVTATILLKMFS
- a CDS encoding PLP-dependent aminotransferase family protein; the protein is MLELTPNLNMNSKKALYVQLYEYIKKEIKDGTIPAFTKLPAKRKLAGYLQVSKNTVEAAYEQLLAEGYIESASRKGYFVCEIEQMIDVEGSEAEVEEIPFQEENYTFDFTQTGVDTNTFPFTMYRKLINDVWQPHNNELLFLGHPQGELSLREEIANYLYESRGVRCSASQIVLGAGTQILVKLLFQLLKGSNYAVENPGYHRKMVVFEQREQKVQMLSLDKDGICMADLENSDANVVFVTPSHQFPYGMIMPITRRTQLLQWAKKEGGRYIIEDDYDSEFRYSGKPIPALQGLDTEGKVIYMGTLSKALLPSLRMSYIVLPKNLIIKYQKEYLFYTQSVSRMDQEVIRRFLNEGYWEKHIHKMRVVYRKKRDRLVFEIERYFSNCVEVIGEDSGLHILLKVHNGMHEEELIKEAAKYSIKIYPVSTYYEDGTAPGNVVLLGFAILSEEEIAKAIQLLHKAWVTRK
- a CDS encoding DUF4871 domain-containing protein translates to MKKIGTMLLFSFLITGCAQAQPDSEVPKKEAITTSSTQVNAPSFFHLSVLKDVNWEEAPSFVDGKIPLKGIEGKIAMADTSIISNEQNEIMWYFLDPEIPTGKLSIIALKQGSVTPAPVLFQKDTSKQTWTTSNIVDTTITELPLVMSLPSSGLWILNIYINEKYYDQFVITAE
- a CDS encoding DMT family transporter, giving the protein MNNSRRIGLIMIITGATLWGLSGPMIQWLFQHTNVSSIDFLTIRLLLAGVFILSFLLIKKQNIFQIWKHPRYSIQLIIFSILGMLGAQYAFIETVHISNAVTATLFQFLGPVLITIYVAFEQRKFPVSMQLFAIIAALTGTYFIITNGSIENIVLSKEAIIFGLLTAIGFAFYTLHPASLIKECGTTIVIGWGMLIGGIALLICNRSFGWSQLSQTFTPKTFSMLILIIISGTLSFLLYIGSLKYLAATETSILSSIEPLVAAIVSIVWLNESFGAYQLLGGVCIVLSVIFLTVPQKEREPIFSTEQI